The genome window TCCCGGTCCCGGCCGACCTCCGGCAGTTCCTCCCCGGTGACGAGCCCGGAGCCAGCGTCTGCCGGGCCTGTTTAGCGCTCCAGCCGGCGGTCGACCCGCCCGGTACTACCCCGGATTTCGCGGCCCTCGACGGCGCGTTCCCCGACGACGACGCGGCGGCGGTCCCGCTGGCGTTGCTCGTCGGCCTGCTCGATTCGCTCGCGATGCACCGCGAGGAGATAACCGCCCTGCTGGAACGCGTCGAGCGGGAGGGCGTCGACCCGCTGTTGGTGCTTGACCGCCTCGACGCCAGCTACGGGGACCGAGCCCACGTCGACCTTGGGAGCCGCCGCCGACAGCTCGAACAGTTACTGTGAACGCGAAAACAGCGACGTAGGTCCTCAGACGCCCGTCGAGTACCGGAGCAGGCCGGCGACGCCGCCGAAGGCGGTCAGGAGCTGCTCGCCCTTCTCGAAGTCCGTCGAGATGAACACCGTCTCGGTGCCGCGCTGGTCGGCCAGTTGCATCAGGTGGTCGATGGCGTCCTCGCGCTCGCCGTCGTCGGCGTCGACTGTGGCACCGCAGCGGGTGCACTCGTGGTCGTCGGTCGCCGCGGAGCTGTTGATGAGGTCGTACTCGTCGTGGCCGTTCTCGCAGGTGTAGGCGACCACGTCCTTCCGGAGGTCCTCTGAGATGAGCAGCTGCTCGACGGCCCCCATGTTGAGGTTCTGCCGGGTCTGGTCGAATCCGTAAGTGGCTTTGTCCCCGTTGTGGAGCTGTTTGAAGAAGTCCTCCATGAGCTCCTTGTCCCGGAGCATCTCGTGTTCGGCCAGCACCTCGTCGGCGGCGTCCACGAGGTCGTACAGCCCGGACTCGTCGGTGTAGGCCACGTCGAACTTCCCGAGCACCATGTCCTGTAGCTCGTGGTGGAGGTAGTCGCCGTCGAGGAACTCGTCTTTCGTCGGAGAGGGGCCGCCGACGAGGATGCCGTCGATGTCGTGGCGGTCGGCGACGAACAGGTCGTTGGCCATGCCGGCGACCTCCTGGTAGAAGTTGTCGATTGCTTCGAGCCGGAGGCGGGCGAACCGCTGGGCGGACTGGCCACCTTTCCGCTGTTTGCCCGGCACCAGCGAGGAGGCGGACTTGACGGGTTCGACCCGTTTGCCCTTCAGCCAGCCGACGTTGGCCTCGCGCCGGTCGAGCACGATGAGGCCGAACAGCCCCTTGTCGGCCAGCATGTGCTCCAGTGGCTCGGTCAGGAACTCCGAGTCACAGTGGTAGCGGAACGACTCGATGGGGTCCGGCGGCGACTCCAGTACCTTCGTCACCATGTCGGTCCGGCCGCCGCCGGTGTCGAACGCCCCCGAGAACAGCACCAGGCCGTTCTCCGGCGGCGTGTTGTCGTAGTACCGGAGCCGGTCCTTGATAGAGGTGAGCGCGTCCTGGACCGCGGTGCGTGTGTCCTTCGATTTGATGTTCGAGGCTTCGGAGTGCTCCTGGGTGACGTGGGCCACGACGTCGCTTATCTGCTTGTCCTCGGGGACGTAGATAGAGACCAGTTGGGTGCCCGAGCCCTGGTACCCCTTGAGCTCCTCTATGACCTTCCGGAACTCGTATTTCTGCTTGTCAGATTGTTCCTGTTCCTGCTGCTCGCTCATTACTCTGTGTTGGCCGAGGTGGCGTAAGAACCTGTTGACAGCGAGAGCCCGAGCGAAGCGAGGGGTCTCAGACCGGAGCGGCGACCGGCGGGAGCCGTGCGATTCTCGCTTCGTTCGAATTGTAGGACGTGCGAGCGGGGAGGAACGACCCGCGAGCAGCGAGAGCCCGAGCGAAGCGAGGGGTCTCGGACCGGAACGGCGACCGGCGGGAGTCGTGGAGGACGGGGACGAAGGGCGCGCGCCGAACGGGCCGTTCCGGGCAGCAGCCGGCCGTTAGCGGTCCGACAACGACAGTCGCATTTATATAACTGCCTGCATTGTACCCAAGCAATCAGACTATGGCCGGGTACGTGTGTACGGTTGCGGGCGGCAAGGGCGGCGTCGGGAAGACGACGACCGCAGTGAACCTCGGGGCCGTCCTTCAGGAGATGGACTACGACGTCGCCGTCGTTGACGCGGACCTTGGGATGGCGAACCTCGGGTCGATGCTCGCCGTGGAGCCCGAACAGAGCCTCCACGAGGTGCTGGCCGGCGAGGCGGCCGTGAGCGGGGCCCTGACCGACGTGCCGGGCGGACTCACGGTGATTCCGGGCGAGCAGTCCTTGGAGGCGTTCGCTGACGCCGACCCCGCAAAGCTCAGGACAGTCATCAAGACGCTCCGGAACGCCTACGACGTGGTACTGATAGACACCGGGGCCGGTCTGAGCCACGAGGTCGCCGTCCCGCTGGGTCTGGCCGACGGTATCGTCCTCGTGACGACTCCCGACGACGTCGCGGTGGGCGATACGGTCAAGACGGCCGAGCTGGCGAACCGCATCGACGGGACCGTCCTCGGCGCGATAATCAACCGGGCGACCCGACACACCGACGTCGCGGCCATCGCCGAGGGGATGGCGTTCCCGCTGCTCGCGGTCATCCCCGACGACCCGCAGGCGACGACCGAGGAACCGCTCGTGCTCAACGCCCCACAGAGCGCGGCCGCCGACGCCTACCAGCGGCTGGCGGCGGCCTTGGAGGGCGTGTTCTTCCGCGACGAGAGCCCCGAAACGGACCTCGAAACGATACTGGACGACGAGTGGTTCCTCGACGACGCCGAGGACCCCTCCGACGTCGACGACGACGAGGACTCCGGCGGCATGTTCGGGCTGTTCAACTGACGCGTCCCACCTGTTCCGGTCCCGAACTGTGACTCACTCCGGCAGCGGCGGCCACAGCGTCGCCACCGTCTCCTGGATGATCTGGGTCTGTGCCCGGCGCAGTCGCTCGGAGAGCGACGACGCCGAGATGTCCAGTTCCCGGGCGACGTCCTCCAGCGACGCACGTCGCGGAATCTCGAAGTACCCCAGTTCGTACGCCGTCCGAAGCGCCTCCAGTTGGCGGTCGGTGAGTCCGTCGCCGGGCCGTTTCGGCTCCGACTCGCGGGTCAGCCGCTCCAGCCCGAAGC of Haloarcula sp. DT43 contains these proteins:
- a CDS encoding DUF6276 family protein codes for the protein MSCPDCGGDLVSFPVPADLRQFLPGDEPGASVCRACLALQPAVDPPGTTPDFAALDGAFPDDDAAAVPLALLVGLLDSLAMHREEITALLERVEREGVDPLLVLDRLDASYGDRAHVDLGSRRRQLEQLL
- the prf1 gene encoding peptide chain release factor aRF-1, coding for MSEQQEQEQSDKQKYEFRKVIEELKGYQGSGTQLVSIYVPEDKQISDVVAHVTQEHSEASNIKSKDTRTAVQDALTSIKDRLRYYDNTPPENGLVLFSGAFDTGGGRTDMVTKVLESPPDPIESFRYHCDSEFLTEPLEHMLADKGLFGLIVLDRREANVGWLKGKRVEPVKSASSLVPGKQRKGGQSAQRFARLRLEAIDNFYQEVAGMANDLFVADRHDIDGILVGGPSPTKDEFLDGDYLHHELQDMVLGKFDVAYTDESGLYDLVDAADEVLAEHEMLRDKELMEDFFKQLHNGDKATYGFDQTRQNLNMGAVEQLLISEDLRKDVVAYTCENGHDEYDLINSSAATDDHECTRCGATVDADDGEREDAIDHLMQLADQRGTETVFISTDFEKGEQLLTAFGGVAGLLRYSTGV
- a CDS encoding MinD/ParA family ATP-binding protein, with product MAGYVCTVAGGKGGVGKTTTAVNLGAVLQEMDYDVAVVDADLGMANLGSMLAVEPEQSLHEVLAGEAAVSGALTDVPGGLTVIPGEQSLEAFADADPAKLRTVIKTLRNAYDVVLIDTGAGLSHEVAVPLGLADGIVLVTTPDDVAVGDTVKTAELANRIDGTVLGAIINRATRHTDVAAIAEGMAFPLLAVIPDDPQATTEEPLVLNAPQSAAADAYQRLAAALEGVFFRDESPETDLETILDDEWFLDDAEDPSDVDDDEDSGGMFGLFN